Part of the Zhongshania aliphaticivorans genome, CCTGGTCAGTATCGACCTAGGCGGTATTTCAGCCACCGCCACAGATACCTCGCCCGCATGGCAGCGCCTCCATAAATACAGCTGCGAAATGATGCTGATACGCAATGAACGACGTGAGGCAGAACTACTCACCATGACGACAAAGCAGCGTTTTCAGCAGTTTGTTCGCAACTTTCCCGATTTATTTGAACGTATCCCGCAATACCACATCGCCTCTTATCTGGGGATCACGCCGGTTGCCTTATCTAAATACAAGCAACAGTGGCTTGTGAACCAATAAGGTCTAAATGGCGGAGTGGAGACCTAGACGGGAGATATTGCCTGCACGTCTTAGCAACGATTAAAACACCATGGCGTGATCTACTAAGAAACGACCATCTTCATAAACCAAGACCATTTCTGCCACATGCTCTCCCGGCGCTTTTGTGTAATATTGCTTCCATATAATAGCGGCGGATTCGGGCCTTCTAAATACCGCAACGGGCTCTCGTTGTGCAAAGAAACCTTTCTCTGCCTGATACTTCACACAGACTTCATGTAGATAATCTCTTGTAACGATCCTTAGCATTCTCTTATTAAAGTCTTGAACATGTCCCTCATAGTCAATATTTGTTGACGCCTTCATCAGCCTATCCATGATGGGATTGGCTATTTCAAGTATTTCTTGCTCGGACATTTCTTCGAAATTCATCTCAACTCCTTATGAGTACTAACGCTTACATAAGTGGAAAATGATAGTTACGTAAATGTTATGGAACAAAAACCGTCAACAACTTTAACTATTAAGATTATGCTCTCGTTGTTTTCAATACTTCAATAATGTCATCTGGCTCTGAGCGAGTGCGATAATCAACATCGACATATCGCCATAGGACCTTTCCGTCACGCCCTATGATAAACGTGGCCGGAATAGGTAAGATATTACCGTTGCCATTATTGATAACATCAAGATCGAGCTTACGATCTACTCGCATATGCTCAGCAAGAAACTCTGGCACTTCCCATGCCACACCAAATTGTGACGCAACTCTTGCGTCTTGGTCTGACAATACTAAAAAGTCCAATTCATCAATCTCATCACTTGTCATTGAACCATCCGGCACCTGAGGGCTGATGGCAAGCAACTGTGCGCCTAAGGTATGAATTTCCTGCAACCTTGCCTGTAATGCCCTGAGCTGTAAATTGCAATAAGGGCACCAACTACCACGATAAAATGTAACAACAAGGGGGCCTTCAGCTAGTAAATCACCCAACGATATTAATTTACCTTCAGGATCAGGTAATGAGAAATCAGGAGCGGTTTGGTCCAGTTCGAGTGCATTACTGCCTTGCTGAAATGCCTTAGCTTTTTCAATAATCTCATCCACGGTTTTCATGAACTCAGGGTTAGCTTGTCGTCCTGCTTTAATTTTGGCATCCGTTTGTTTTTTTAAAGTCCCCATATTTTCCTCCAATATATTAATTGCCTTACTCATACTTAAAGCCAGTTTATCAATCTAACACCGCAATCACCCGCTTGTCGGGCGCATTGCCTTGTTAACTGCCTATGGCTGCGCGTCATAGACCGCTGCCCCTTCTAGTATCCGTTACCAGTCTTGTTTTTCGCTGCACCAAACATGGCTAGTCGGTTTTATTATACTGGTATGGGCTTACGTTGAGGGCTTCAACATAATATGTCGTGGGTTGCAGTGGTGGATGTGATTTGGCGCGAGCAAACGGGAAAAGAATTTGCCACTCTTGGTTATTCTACGCCACTCCATCAATTTCAATAGCATTTGAAAGACGCGGCGGTGAAACCGCCCTATTGCTTTACATACTATGCGCGGATAAAATAAGTACGATTTTTTGTACATGTACAGGATTATAGAATGGAAAGCATAAGCTATACCTCCGCCCGAAGCAACCTTGCCAAAACTATGAAGCAGGTATGTAACGACCATGCGCCGATCGCGATTACCCGCAAGGGCGAAGGTGCCGTGGTAATGATTTCGATGGCCGACTATCAGGCATTGGAAGAAACCGCCTATTTGTTGCGAAGCCCTAAAAATACACGTCGTTTGATTGAATCAATTGCTGAACTTGAGGATGGACAAGGCCAAGCCAAGGAATTGATTGAGTGAAGCTCATTTTTGCTGAGAAGGCATGGGAAGATTATCTATATTGGCAAAAGACCGATAAGCAGATGCTAAAACGGATTAACGCGCTTGTTAAGGAAATTCAGCGAGAGCCATTCGAAGGAATTGGAAAACCTGAACCTTTGAAGCATGCTCTTTCCGGATATTGGTCTCGGCGCATTAATGACGAACACCGCATTATTTATAAAATACATCAAGATTCCATTCTTATTGCCCAATTACGATACCACTACTGAGCGAAGATAATAACGCCAAGTTTTAGACGCAGACGCGGGCTTATAATCGCGAAGCGGTCCCGGTTATGCGCCCAAGCAACCGCAGCGAGTGCAAACAGCACATCCTTAGCTTTTATTAATACGACCTCTATTGTTTAGAATTTTGATTAAGTCTCTAAACGTGTTTGCTGTCGACGAGCAAAAAAAAGAGCCCCTATTAAGAAGCGCTTATTGGCTTACTACTCATTGCTTACTCAGCGTATTTCATTTATTGGCGAGCGCTGCGCCCATTTGCTGGTGAATGATTTGGATAGCCTTTAGGGGCCGCACCATCACTTTAAAGTCAATAATTTTGCCGTCGTCATCCCAGTGAATCATGTCGACGCCGTTAATCTTTATACCCTCAATTTCATTGGTGAACTCCAATACTGCATCACGTTCACCAATGACCTCACGCACATAGGTGAAGTTCTCGTCACCGAGTACCTTGCCTGCGGCATCGAGATACATGCAAACCAGGTCTTTGCCCTTGAGGGGCGTGTGCACAACGGGCGACCAAAACACCGCGTCATCGTGAATAAGATCACGCATACGCTGCGAGTCGCCGCTTTTTACAACGTCATGCCATGTGTCAATAAAGCTGGGAGTTGAACTCATCGCAGTATTCTCTTATTGTTAGGCGATTTTAGACTGCAAGGATTGTTTGGCTTGTTCAAACTCAGCTGACAATCTTGCCACCAAGTCTGCGGCCTTAACCACCTTCTTCACAGGACCTATACCCTGTCCTGCACCCCAGATATTTTTCCAGGCTTTTACATCGTCGCCGGTATTACTGAGCTTCGCTAATTGGGAAGGGTCACCGTTCTCTAAGGTCGCAGGATCAACGCCAGCAGCAACAATAGATGGCAGCAAGTAATTGCCATGGACACCCGAAAACGCACTGGTATAGAAAATATCATCCGCGCCAGACTCAGTAATCATCTGCTTATACTCGTCAACCGCGTTCGCCTCTTCGGTCGCGATAAAAGCCGAGCCCATATAGGCGAGGTCTGCACCCATGGCCAAGGCGCCCAGAATCGCAGGGCCTGTCGACATAGAGCCGCTTAACAGCAGTGGGCCATCAAACCATTCACGAATCTCTTGTACCAGGGCAAACGGCGAAATCGTACCGGCATGGCCACCCGCACCAGCGGCAACGGCAATAATGCCATCGGCGCCTTTTTGCACGGCCTTTTTAGCAAATTTATTGTTGATCACATCATGAAAGGTAATACCGCCGTAGCTGTGTACAGCCTCGTTGACGTCTTCCCTTGCACCCAAGGAGGTAATAATAATCGGCACCTTATATTTCACACACAGGGCCAAATCTTCCTCAACACGAGGATTGGTTCTATGAACAATTAAATTAACGGCAAAGGGCGCTGCTGGGGCCTCGGGATGCTCGGCATCATAGGCCGCTAATTCAGCAACAATGTATTGCAGCCACTCTTCAAATGCCTCGGTGGTGCGCGCATTCAGCGAAGGAAAAGAGCCAACAATACCCGCCTTACACTGGGCAACGACCAGTTCCTTAGTAGATACAATAAACATCGGTGACGCCACCATGGGTAGGCGTAATTTCTGGGCGAGCAATTCTGGTAATGCCATTATTCTAATCTCCGCTTTAATTATGTTTTACATCTTATTAATCGAAATAATTTTCTTTGAGCGCCTAGGATTAATGTAGGCTAGTCCTCAAGCAGGTTCTTACGGTATTACAACACTGTTTACAAATTCTCATCAAGAATACCGAGCAGCTCTCTAAACAACCCAGCAACTCGCTCGAAAACCGCTGCAATCAAAGAGTAAAAGCCACTCCCTTGCTTTGACAATCCATTAACAGCTGCCCCTCAAGACCAGCGTTACGATGTGGCAACGCCTTTTGATAGTTCGGATCACGCATCATATCTAACAACACTTGCGCACTCGGGTACTCAATAATCGCCACTTCATCCCACAGCTCGCTACCCTCGCCAATCACTAGCCCCTGTGGCTCACCGGCAAAAATCACCCTAACCCCTTTGGGTTCCATCAGTTTGCGGAAGGCCTTTGCATACAGCAGGTAGGCCTCTTTGCCACTCAGCTCGCTCGCGCGACCATCCTCGTACTCGGCACGCTCTCTAAATTTAAGTAAGTTGAGCATGGCAACCGCTTCGCCATTGGCGCGGTCGCGCAGAGCCCGAACTTGCTCTTTGCTTGGATGAGGTTGATTCAAAATCATTGCTGGCCTTCAATATTTATTTGGGCTTGGATATGAGTTTGACAGAATGCCTGTACACCTAGGCTCATGTCTAGCGCTATGAAACCCTAAACCCAGACACGGACCTAACTCCAATAAAAGCCACTCAGCGACCCTCAACACAGGCTTGATTAACCGCCTCAGCCACATTTCTGGCAACATTTTTATCAAATACACTGGGGATAATATAGTCTGCTGATACCTCTTCGTCCGGTATCGTCTCTGCAATAGCGCGAGCTGCCGCCATTTTAATCGCCTCGGTGATATTCTTTGCACGCGCATCCAACACACCCCGGAACAGGCCTGGAAAGCACAGCACATTGTTGAGCTGGTTGGGGTAATCGCTGCGACCGGTGGCCATGACCGCAACGTGTGGCCAAGCCAGTTCCGGCATGATTTCCGGCGTGGGGTTACTCATGGCAAAGACGATGGGGTCTGCCGCCATGGTTTTTAGATGCTCCACCGTCAGTATATTCGGCCCAGACAATCCTACAAACAAATCAGCACCAGCAATGGCCTCGGTCATGCCGCCTGTAATGTCCTCGGGGTTAGATATGTCGCAATAAGCCTGCTTTGAGGAGTTCAGGTCAGTTCGCCCTTTATGCAATATCCCCGTTCTATCCAAGCCAATAATATTATTAATACCTAAATCCCGCATCATTCGGGTACAGGCAGTGCCGGCGGCGCCAACCCCTGCTACAACGGCCTTTATATCTGACGGCGACTTGTCGACCACTTTTAAAGCATTGATCAAGCCCGCAATCATCACGACTGCGGTACCGTGCTGATCATCGTGAAAGACCGGAATATCGAGCTCGTTTATCAAGCGCTGCTCAATCTCAAAACAGCGTGGCGCTGAAATATCCTCCAGGTTAATTCCGCCAAAACCCGGGGCAATCGCTTTTACAACTTTAATAATTTCCTCGGTATCTTTGGTATCCAAGCAAATAGGAAAGCCATCCACCCCGCCAAACTCTTTGAACAACATAGCTTTGCCCTCCATCACCGGCATTGCCGCTTCGGGACCGATATCACCCATACCCAGTACGGCGGTGCCATCACTAACAATGGCCACGGTGTTCTTTTTAATCGTTAAGTTATATGCCTTGCTCACATCGTCGTGAATGGCTTGGCATACTCTTGCCACACCCGGCGTGTATGCCATCGACAAGTCGTCGCGGGTTTTAAGCGGCGACTTGCTGGTGACTTCGATTTTCCCTCCCAAATGCATCACAAATACGCGGTCAGAAACATGTTCTACCGTCACGCCGTTGAGGGCTGTCAATTTTTCTGCAACCTCTGCCGCCTGCTCGGTGCCGCTAGTTTCTACAGTGACATCACGCACCACAAAGTCGCCTTCGTAGCGCACAATATCGATAGCACCTATATTGCCCCCAACCCGACCTATCTCCGCTACCACGCTGGCAAGAATACCCGGCAGATTTTGAAGGCGTAAACGTAGAATAATAGAATTGCTGGCGTTGGTAGGTATTTCGTTCATATAGCGCGCTCCTGCTGTTCTCATGTGCGAATTATTTGTAAATCTTATTCATTAAGACCATTGTGACTGCTAAAAATAGTTATTTGCTAACGACAAAGACCCTGTGACCAAAAGGAAAACCTCTTAGGCTAATACCGAAATGACCAATGTCGAAACTTTGATATATTGTATTACAATACTGCAAATTATATAGTAGCCACAAGCCGATAGCATCTAATATCAAGGTTGCGACCATTCCAGTAATTTCAGCGCAAAACAATCGCTTATGAATTAGCGGCAAGCTGGTCTTTACACGCGCTCCAAGCTCCCTAGCCTTTATCAATTAATACAGGTTCAGTTAATGACCGTGATTTACAACCTACAAAAGCTACAACCCTTGTGGCAAACAGTAGACCCGTTTTTACTTTGTGCTCACCATGTTGACCACTACCCCACAGGCAACGAGCAATTGGGACCAAATGCGTCCCTATCAGGGCATCAGCTAGGGCAAGATTTCATACCGCTCAAGGACAACTGGCGAATGTACCACGGCCATACGGTGCCGGGGTTTCCCGCCCATCCCCACCGAGGTTTTGAAACAGTCACCATTAGCCGCAAAGGCAGCATCGATCATTTCGACTCCATGGGGGCAACCGGGCGCTACGGCGATGGCGATGTGCAATGGCTTACCGCGGGCAATGGCATCCAGCATTCAGAGATGTTTCCGCTGCTAAATCCAAACAATGAAAATCCGCTAGAGCTCTTCCAAATCTGGTTAAACCTGCCCGCCAAAGACAAGCTCTGCGCACCGATGTTCACAATGTTTTGGCATGAATCCCTGCCAATTTTTCGCCATCGAGATAGCCATCAACGAGAAACACAGGTGGACATTATCGCTGGCACACTAGCGAACACCACACCGCTTTCGCCCCCACCAAACTCCTGGGCCGCAGAAGATCACAACCATGTCGCCATCTGGCATATTCATATGGATGCAGAAGCAGAATGGCAAATGCCGCCCTGCCCGCAGGGTGTTAATCGACGGGTTTACTATTACCAAGGACAATCTCTAACAGCCGGCCAGAGTCGCGTAACGCAAGGCCATTGTTTTGATGTTGAGCCTCAGCAAAACCTGTCGATTGTCAACCACGCTGAACCCAGCCACATGCTAGTATTGCAGGGCCGCAGCATTAACGAAGCCATTGCTCAGCAAGGTCCGTTTGTAATGAACAAACAATCTGAATTGATGGAAGCGTTTAACGATTATCAAAAAACACAATTTGGCGGCTGGCCTTGGCCGCAAGCCGATACCACACATCCGCGTCATCAAGCGCGCTTTATCAGTGTTGGCGGCAAACAAGATTTTCCGCCTTCTGACGATGGCGATACTCCCTGCAGCCCAAGTAAACCTAATGCAACTTAGGACAATAGCGTGAAAATATTGCAAGCCCAGCACACTCTAGAAGGCGGCGGTATCAGTATCGCAAGGCCCATTCCCATGCCGTCCTGCGAAGCCGTCGGCCCCTTTATTCTGCTCGACCATATTGGGCCTCTTATTGCGCCTCCCGGCCAGTCAGCCGGCTTCCCTCCCCATCCCCATTCAGGTATTGAAACACTGTCGTATTTTCTCGACGGCGAAGGTTTTCACCAAGACAGCCTCGGCAATAAAGCCACCACAGGTGCGGGCGAAGTACAGTGGATGCGCTCAGGCCGTGGCATAGTGCACAGCGAGGGGCCGGGCAAATCGCTGATTGAACACGGCGGCCGTGTTCATGCGATACAGCTGTGGCTCAATATGCCCGGCGATAGCAAATTTTCTGATCCATGCTATAAGAGCTTTCGTCAAAGTGATATACCAAAATATAGCAAGGTAAAAGGCTTGGAGATTCGTATCATCGCGGGGCAATACGACGACCTCACCGGGCCCTTAACAACCTTCTCCGAACCCCTACTGTTGCACTTACTCATAAAGAGCAATACACCGCTCTCCCTAGAACTACCACACACCGAAGAGTTAGGCGTCTTTACTTTAGAGGGAGCCTGTACCCTCAATGACAATCTCGTCGCCGCAAACCAATTGGCCTTGCTAGGTGAAAATAAAAAAATACTCAATATTGCCTGCCAAACTGATACTCAATTACTAATACTCGGTGGTCCTAAAATTAAAGAAGAACTCGTTCGCTACGGGCCCTTCGTGGCAAACAGTGATGGAGATATGCGCAACACCGTTGAGCGCTATTCAAAAGGGCAGTTTGGGAATTTATAAGACAGAATCATCAAGCGACTTTAGCGACAAAATCAAAGGAGAAATGCATTGGGGCATTTAAGTTTTCTACAGAACAACTAATGAAAACCTATAATAAATAATCACTTAATCGCCACCTCTGGCTGATCAATCCACACGAATACTCACTAACTTCCATAAGAAGTAGCCGTGGTTAAAATGCTGTGCATATTGCCCATCACCGTCATATAACCGCCTTCTAAAATTTAGCCCTGGCCACGATCGAAGCAAACACTAAATTGTGGAAAACACCTACTTGTATTGTAATACAATATAGCTATACTAAATCTTAGTAATACAACAATACAATAATCATAAAAGGCTAGCTTAATATGGACTCACGTAAACGTTCCCTGTTTTCAAGTGCGCTACTCACTACGGCAGGAGTGGCAACAATTTTCAGCTCGCAAATCCATGCCAAAGAACTCGAAGAAGTTCTGGTTACCGCTCAAAAACGAACAGAAAGCGTTCAAGACATTCCTCTAACCGTGGCAGTTGTAGACGGTGAAACCCTGCAAGAATTTTCAATTAACAACGCCACTGATTTAGCGAATAACGTGCCTGGGTTGACCTTATCCCCAGCACCACAAGGGCTGTCGGCACCCAATATACGGGGACTTGGCACAGGCGTGGGCGCCGAGAACATAGAACAATCTGTCGGCCTATTTATTGATGGCGTATGGACGGGTAAAGTCCGAAATCTACAAACCGCACTCCACGATGTCGAGCGTGTCGAGGTAATCAAAGGGACTCAAACGTCTCAACTAGGCAAAAACACCAGCCTGGGTGCCATCATGCTGCACTCAAAACGTCCCGAAAATGAGAATGGCGGTTTCGTTCAAGGCGAATACGACTTTGAACTAGAAACCAATACCCTCTCTGGCGTGGGCAACTGGGGAACCGAGTTCGGCAATTATCGTGTGTCCTATAAGCGTGTTGGCGAGGGCGAAGGTTATGTTGAAAACACCCGCTTAGGCGGAACCGAGCCTAAACTAGAACAGCAATCTTTGCGCTTAAGCGGGCTTTGGGACCCAAGCGACCGTCTCAGCATTTTTCTAACCTATACCTACGACGATAGAGATTCACCTGGTTATGCCTTCCAAGTCAGCGCAGATCCTTTCGGTTGGTATAGCGCCATAACCGGCGATAACGATGTAAGCCTAGATGACCAACGCAAGTCGTCGAATACCTACGGCAACAACGGCAGGGACTTTGATGAACAGAGCGGACACTGGGCAGTGGCGGAAGTTAGCTACTCTGTCAGCGACCTCACAACCCTTGTGTCAGTAACTGGCTACAATGAGTACGAAAACGAACGATACTACGATGCCGATTTCTCGAATGCCGATTGGCTAGAGGAATATAAAGACTCGGATTTTGAGCAGTTCAGCCAAGAGTTCCGCATTAACAGCTCGGCTTTTGACGGTAAGGTGAACTACCTAGCTGGTCTTTATTATGTGCAACATAATTTCAAAAGCTTTGAGGAAACTCATTTCGCTCAAAACTTAGACTATTTCCCACTTGGTAATGGTGCTTTTGCTTCTACCGGCCCAGCACGTGGTTACAGTAACTACGAGCAAGATGTTGACTCTTGGTCCTTCTTCACCAATACCGCTATTGAGCTCAGCGAACGCTGGTTATTAACCGTGGGCTTACGCTACTCCGATGAATCACAGAACCTAGTATGGGAAAGAGTCTATACTCAAGACGACAGTGCTATATTCGTTGGCAACCCAAATACCGACCCTGCCGCGTTCCAAACACCTTCCACATTTATCAGCACTGTTCTTAGCCCCCCGTTTGCCGAAACAGAGCTAGAACAAAGCAAAGATAATATCGACGGCTCCATAAACCTCCAATATCAATTTGGAGAGACAGGTAATGTCTACGCATCATGGGCAACAGGCAGTAAAAGTGGCGGTTTCACTACATCGGCCTCTTCACCCGCTGACGCCGAGTTTGATACCGAAAAAGCCGAGACCGCTGAAGTGGGCTTTAAGACAGAGCTACTCAATGGCAGCATGCGCATGAACGCCGCGCTGTTCCGTACTGAAATTGAGGACTTTCAATCGGTTACTTTTGTTGGCACTGGCTTTTTGACGTCAACCATACCCGTTGAAAGCAAAGGTGTAGAGTTCGAAAGTATGTGGGCAGCCACAGAAAAATTGACTATCTCTGGTTCAGCCACCTACGCCGATGCAAAAAACACCGATACAAACACCACACCGGCAGGTGCTCCGAGATGGACTGCAGCGGTAAGCTTGTCTCACGTTGAACCCATTAGCCAAAAATACACATTACAATCTAATATATCGGCAAACTATCAGCACGAACGCTTTGTCCAGGGCGGCGAGACATTTGAGGCACCGTCAATCACCCTAGTCGACACTCGTGTCGCTCTGCTACCAACGAGTGAAAAATGGGAAGTCGCGCTGATGGTTAGAAACCTGTTCAATGAACAGGAAATGAACTTTGGTTTCGCCCTTCCCTTCTACGGCGCGGTATACGGAACCGAAATTGCATCCGAAAACAGTCCAAGAACCGTATCGCTACAAGCGCGCTGGAACTTCTAAAGAGCACAAAAAAACCTGCTGCCGGTGTCATAATCGGCAGCTTTTTCTGTAATACCCCATAAATTAGCCCAAAATCGCTAGCCATAGAATGACCAGCGAACTTACTTTTTCAAACACCCGAAATGCCCATAGTTCCCTGCCAAAAACCTTCACACCTTAAACTAGTTTAACGACACCCCTCAGCCCCTCGAATAAGCTGTACCCTAACGATAACTGAAGATTTTCAGTGATAAGCAGAATCGCACTAGCGGCTGCACTAACAATAATTTACGCCAACAAAGACTATGATGATGTCCAGCTGTGCACCAAAAAGAACAGCACCACA contains:
- a CDS encoding nuclear transport factor 2 family protein; translation: MSSTPSFIDTWHDVVKSGDSQRMRDLIHDDAVFWSPVVHTPLKGKDLVCMYLDAAGKVLGDENFTYVREVIGERDAVLEFTNEIEGIKINGVDMIHWDDDGKIIDFKVMVRPLKAIQIIHQQMGAALANK
- a CDS encoding pirin family protein; protein product: MTVIYNLQKLQPLWQTVDPFLLCAHHVDHYPTGNEQLGPNASLSGHQLGQDFIPLKDNWRMYHGHTVPGFPAHPHRGFETVTISRKGSIDHFDSMGATGRYGDGDVQWLTAGNGIQHSEMFPLLNPNNENPLELFQIWLNLPAKDKLCAPMFTMFWHESLPIFRHRDSHQRETQVDIIAGTLANTTPLSPPPNSWAAEDHNHVAIWHIHMDAEAEWQMPPCPQGVNRRVYYYQGQSLTAGQSRVTQGHCFDVEPQQNLSIVNHAEPSHMLVLQGRSINEAIAQQGPFVMNKQSELMEAFNDYQKTQFGGWPWPQADTTHPRHQARFISVGGKQDFPPSDDGDTPCSPSKPNAT
- a CDS encoding NAD(P)H-dependent flavin oxidoreductase; protein product: MALPELLAQKLRLPMVASPMFIVSTKELVVAQCKAGIVGSFPSLNARTTEAFEEWLQYIVAELAAYDAEHPEAPAAPFAVNLIVHRTNPRVEEDLALCVKYKVPIIITSLGAREDVNEAVHSYGGITFHDVINNKFAKKAVQKGADGIIAVAAGAGGHAGTISPFALVQEIREWFDGPLLLSGSMSTGPAILGALAMGADLAYMGSAFIATEEANAVDEYKQMITESGADDIFYTSAFSGVHGNYLLPSIVAAGVDPATLENGDPSQLAKLSNTGDDVKAWKNIWGAGQGIGPVKKVVKAADLVARLSAEFEQAKQSLQSKIA
- a CDS encoding pirin family protein, with protein sequence MKILQAQHTLEGGGISIARPIPMPSCEAVGPFILLDHIGPLIAPPGQSAGFPPHPHSGIETLSYFLDGEGFHQDSLGNKATTGAGEVQWMRSGRGIVHSEGPGKSLIEHGGRVHAIQLWLNMPGDSKFSDPCYKSFRQSDIPKYSKVKGLEIRIIAGQYDDLTGPLTTFSEPLLLHLLIKSNTPLSLELPHTEELGVFTLEGACTLNDNLVAANQLALLGENKKILNIACQTDTQLLILGGPKIKEELVRYGPFVANSDGDMRNTVERYSKGQFGNL
- a CDS encoding peroxiredoxin-like family protein, with protein sequence MSKAINILEENMGTLKKQTDAKIKAGRQANPEFMKTVDEIIEKAKAFQQGSNALELDQTAPDFSLPDPEGKLISLGDLLAEGPLVVTFYRGSWCPYCNLQLRALQARLQEIHTLGAQLLAISPQVPDGSMTSDEIDELDFLVLSDQDARVASQFGVAWEVPEFLAEHMRVDRKLDLDVINNGNGNILPIPATFIIGRDGKVLWRYVDVDYRTRSEPDDIIEVLKTTRA
- a CDS encoding TonB-dependent receptor; translation: MDSRKRSLFSSALLTTAGVATIFSSQIHAKELEEVLVTAQKRTESVQDIPLTVAVVDGETLQEFSINNATDLANNVPGLTLSPAPQGLSAPNIRGLGTGVGAENIEQSVGLFIDGVWTGKVRNLQTALHDVERVEVIKGTQTSQLGKNTSLGAIMLHSKRPENENGGFVQGEYDFELETNTLSGVGNWGTEFGNYRVSYKRVGEGEGYVENTRLGGTEPKLEQQSLRLSGLWDPSDRLSIFLTYTYDDRDSPGYAFQVSADPFGWYSAITGDNDVSLDDQRKSSNTYGNNGRDFDEQSGHWAVAEVSYSVSDLTTLVSVTGYNEYENERYYDADFSNADWLEEYKDSDFEQFSQEFRINSSAFDGKVNYLAGLYYVQHNFKSFEETHFAQNLDYFPLGNGAFASTGPARGYSNYEQDVDSWSFFTNTAIELSERWLLTVGLRYSDESQNLVWERVYTQDDSAIFVGNPNTDPAAFQTPSTFISTVLSPPFAETELEQSKDNIDGSINLQYQFGETGNVYASWATGSKSGGFTTSASSPADAEFDTEKAETAEVGFKTELLNGSMRMNAALFRTEIEDFQSVTFVGTGFLTSTIPVESKGVEFESMWAATEKLTISGSATYADAKNTDTNTTPAGAPRWTAAVSLSHVEPISQKYTLQSNISANYQHERFVQGGETFEAPSITLVDTRVALLPTSEKWEVALMVRNLFNEQEMNFGFALPFYGAVYGTEIASENSPRTVSLQARWNF
- a CDS encoding NAD-dependent malic enzyme, whose translation is MNEIPTNASNSIILRLRLQNLPGILASVVAEIGRVGGNIGAIDIVRYEGDFVVRDVTVETSGTEQAAEVAEKLTALNGVTVEHVSDRVFVMHLGGKIEVTSKSPLKTRDDLSMAYTPGVARVCQAIHDDVSKAYNLTIKKNTVAIVSDGTAVLGMGDIGPEAAMPVMEGKAMLFKEFGGVDGFPICLDTKDTEEIIKVVKAIAPGFGGINLEDISAPRCFEIEQRLINELDIPVFHDDQHGTAVVMIAGLINALKVVDKSPSDIKAVVAGVGAAGTACTRMMRDLGINNIIGLDRTGILHKGRTDLNSSKQAYCDISNPEDITGGMTEAIAGADLFVGLSGPNILTVEHLKTMAADPIVFAMSNPTPEIMPELAWPHVAVMATGRSDYPNQLNNVLCFPGLFRGVLDARAKNITEAIKMAAARAIAETIPDEEVSADYIIPSVFDKNVARNVAEAVNQACVEGR
- a CDS encoding DUF1330 domain-containing protein — protein: MILNQPHPSKEQVRALRDRANGEAVAMLNLLKFRERAEYEDGRASELSGKEAYLLYAKAFRKLMEPKGVRVIFAGEPQGLVIGEGSELWDEVAIIEYPSAQVLLDMMRDPNYQKALPHRNAGLEGQLLMDCQSKGVAFTL
- a CDS encoding Txe/YoeB family addiction module toxin; the encoded protein is MKLIFAEKAWEDYLYWQKTDKQMLKRINALVKEIQREPFEGIGKPEPLKHALSGYWSRRINDEHRIIYKIHQDSILIAQLRYHY
- a CDS encoding type II toxin-antitoxin system Phd/YefM family antitoxin, which encodes MESISYTSARSNLAKTMKQVCNDHAPIAITRKGEGAVVMISMADYQALEETAYLLRSPKNTRRLIESIAELEDGQGQAKELIE